One Brassica napus cultivar Da-Ae chromosome C2, Da-Ae, whole genome shotgun sequence DNA window includes the following coding sequences:
- the LOC106384724 gene encoding zinc finger protein NUTCRACKER-like: protein MIYIDPEAEVIALSPKTLMATNRSYARRDSFITYRAFCDALAEETAKKSAASHLNGLAATARTAGTNLNYQYLMGTLNSPLQPFVPQPPTNQNHHHHFLPPPPSSSSSLSLWMGQDIAPPQPQPHDYDWDFGNARAASGCIDNNNNSDDEHITQTANAGSTTTATTLSVPSLFSSDQTQNSNENVIMSATALLQKAAEIGASSTAATNDPTAFLQRFPLKTSAQNTIYDGGERFFDLFGSNNKNGVIMSHSHDLETDNARNDDTVASAVDGSESYPWKRRRVDDGGEGGGEGGGGRPTQTMCHPSSINGWI from the exons atgATCTACATAGATCCAGAAGCTGAAGTCATAGCTTTGTCTCCTAAGACCTTGATGGCTACGAACCGTTCCTATGCGAG GCGAGACAGTTTCATCACTTATAGAGCTTTCTGCGACGCCTTAGCGGAAGAAACCGCCAAAAAAAGCGCAGCTTCTCACCTCAACGGTTTAGCCGCTACCGCCAGAACCGCAGGAACTAATCTCAACTATCAATATCTTATGGGAACGCTAAACTCACCGCTTCAACCATTTGTACCGCAACCGCCAACAAATcaaaaccatcatcatcatttccTGCCGCCACCTCCATCGTCCTCTTCCTCACTCTCCCTATGGATGGGACAAGACATTGCACCACCTCAACCGCAACCACATGACTACGATTGGGATTTCGGAAACGCTAGAGCTGCGTCTGGATGCATtgataataacaataatagtGACGATGAGCACATTACGCAGACTGCAAACGCTGGCTCGACTACTACTGCTACTACTCTCTCTGTCCCTTCTTTGTTCAGCAGCGACCAAACACAAAACTCAAACGAAAATGTGATTATGTCCGCGACGGCGTTACTACAAAAAGCGGCTGAAATTGGCGCTAGTTCGACAGCTGCGACCAACGACCCAACAGCGTTTCTCCAGAGATTCCCGCTAAAAACATCTGCTCAAAACACCATTTATGACGGAGGCGAAAGGTTCTTCGATTTGTTTGGatctaacaacaaaaatggAGTAATAATGAGTCATAGTCATGATCTGGAGACTGATAACGCTAGAAATGACGATACGGTTGCGTCTGCGGTAGATGGATCAGAGAGTTACCCCTGGAAACGTAGAAGAGTTGATGATGGCGGAGAAGGAGGTGGAGAAGGAGGTGGAGGAAGGCCAACTCAAACGATGTGCCATCCATCGTCTATCAATGGATGGATTTGA
- the LOC106384722 gene encoding uncharacterized protein LOC106384722 gives MRSGKQLSEPVKKRFTAAEKGKQKVSEQPPADTPAAEKEREPTVGTNSPGPEQPAEAVRPIPEPVHAREYTPKVPYPVPAKATRKDREEMKCRKMLEDLTVRIPLMDAIQMMPSMRSFMKGLISGKISEDSEFMTVSKECSAVLQNKQIKKRGDPGKFVLSIQIGKTVFSCSLVNLGSSVNLMPYSVARRQGYTHFKPTKMSLMFVDRSIKSSVGIQEDLQVKVGNTSVPADFVVIELEEESKDPLILGRPFLCTVGAIIDVRQGKIDLNLGDIVMQFEMDELLKKPMLDGQTFEVDEGIDPLQPRDGMIEEILTEDPLKLAVVRAEAEQSIENIDADGYDKMLDSVRSMGRMVASLSLGEESNKDENTPTGATPLPNSPVPPNLPDNPWSELKAPKVELKPLPKGLRYAFLGPNSTYPVIVNA, from the coding sequence ATGAGAAGTGGAAAGCAACTGTCTGAGCCGGTAAAGAAGAGGTTCACTGCGGCTGAGAAGGGGAAACAGAAAGTGTCTGAACAACCACCAGCTGATACCCCGGCAGCTGAGAAGGAGAGGGAACCAACAGTTGGAACCAATTCGCCAGGACCAGAACAACCAGCTGAGGCTGTCCGCCCGATCCCAGAGCCTGTTCATGCTCGCGAATACACTCCTAAAGTCCCTTACCCTGTTCCAGCAAAGGCTACTCGTAAGGACCGAGAGGAGATGAAGTGCAGAAAGATGTTGGAGGACCTAACCGTACGAATCCCCTTGATGGATGCGATCCAGATGATGCCCTCCATGCGCAGCTTTATGAAGGGATTGATCTCAGGAAAAATATCGGAGGACAGCGAATTCATGACTGTCTCTAAGGAGTGCAGCGCCGTGCTTCAGAACAAGCAGATAAAGAAGCGAGGAGACCCTGGCAAGTTCGTCCTCTCTATCCAGATTGGGAAGACAGTTTTCTCATGCTCCTTGGTTAATCTGGGATCCAGCGTAAACCTCATGCCCTACTCTGTAGCACGACGTCAGGGATATACGCATTTCAAACCAACTAAGATGTCCTTGATGTTCGTGGATAGATCAATTAAGTCCTCGGTTGGTATTCAAGAGGATCTCCAAGTAAAAGTCGGGAACACCTCTGTTCCAGCAGACTTCGTAGTTATAGAGCTGGAAGAGGAATCCAAAGATCCTCTCATCTTAGGAAGACCGTTCCTATGTACTGTTGGAGCCATCATTGATGTGCGGCAAGGGAAAATTGATCTCAATCTGGGGGACATAGTCATGCAGTTCGAGATGGATGAGCTGCTGAAGAAGCCGATGCTGGATGGACAGACCTTCGAGGTGGATGAAGGGATTGATCCGCTGCAACCTCGCGACGGGATGATAGAGGAGATTCTTACAGAAGATCCACTTAAGCTTGCAGTAGTAAGAGCTGAGGCCGAGCAGAGTATCGagaacattgacgcagacgggTATGATAAGATGCTTGACTCCGTAAGGAGTATGGGACGAATGGTGGCgagtctaagtctgggggaagaaAGCAACAAGGACGAGAACACTCCAACTGGAGCGACCCCTTTACCAAACTCGCCTGTTCCGCCAAACCTACCTGATAATCCCTGGAGCGAGTTGAAGGCTCCCAAGGTTGAGCTAAAACCCCTTCCCAAGGGGCTCAGGTACGCTTTCTTAGGTCCGAATTCCACTTACCCAGTCATTGTGAACGCTTAA